The nucleotide window AAAGGGCAATACCCACAATTAAAAACAACAATCCAGAAGTGCCGATTTTAGTCATCCTTCCTGATGATATGACCGCTGAAGACCTGACATCTCAGATAAAGGAAGAATTTGAAAGCGAGGTCAAAATAGACTATGCTATCTCCCCAAAGGAAGCCGTAATCAAGGCAGTAGTTGAGATGGTAGAGGACATAGGAACGAGGAAGAATGCAATTTTACTTTCCAAAAAGCTCTCGGAACTAAAGCAAAAGACTGACTCACTTTTAATAGTCATGCACGACAATCCCGACCCAGATGCCATGGCAAGCGCTGCAGCTCTCCAAGCAATTGCCCAAAACATGGGGCTAAAGGCAACAATTGTTTATGGAGGAGATATAACGCACCATGAAAATAGGGCGTTTGTAAATCTTCTTGGGCTTGATATGAGGAAAGTTTCTCCGGGCTCTTATGAGATTAAGAGGTACTCCGCCATAGCCCTGGTTGACTGTCAGCCCAATGGAAATGTGAGCATTTTAGACGACGAGGATATTAGGAAAATAGAGATAATTGTTGACCATCATCAGCTTCTCCAGAATCTAGAAGAAAAGCTCCCCAAGAGCGCATTTTTTGATATCAGGCCGGAGGTAAACGCTACCTCCTCAATAATGGTTGAGTATCTGAAACACCTCAATATAGAGGTCAATGAGCTTCTTAGCACCAGCCTTTTCTACGGCATCTACATAGACACAAAGAAGTTCTCAAAGCTTAGTCATACCGACCTCGAAGCTTTGGAGTTTTTGGCTGGAAAGGTGGATTACGACATACTGGAAAAGATAGAGTCTCCGGACATCTCTACCGAAACTGCAGAGGTCTTGGCCAGGGCAATCCTAAAAAGAAAAGTATACAAGAACATTGTCATTTCAAACGTAGGCTTTATAACTAACAGGGACGCCATTCCTGAATCTGCGGACTTTTTACTCAGGCTGGAAGGTGTC belongs to Thermococcus bergensis and includes:
- a CDS encoding DHH family phosphoesterase yields the protein MRVLILGGGTIGRSIAHALRGEFDIVLVEQDEIRAKSLSEGGFHVIQGDFTFTASLLKAGIDRADLIIITTTDINKIKRAIPTIKNNNPEVPILVILPDDMTAEDLTSQIKEEFESEVKIDYAISPKEAVIKAVVEMVEDIGTRKNAILLSKKLSELKQKTDSLLIVMHDNPDPDAMASAAALQAIAQNMGLKATIVYGGDITHHENRAFVNLLGLDMRKVSPGSYEIKRYSAIALVDCQPNGNVSILDDEDIRKIEIIVDHHQLLQNLEEKLPKSAFFDIRPEVNATSSIMVEYLKHLNIEVNELLSTSLFYGIYIDTKKFSKLSHTDLEALEFLAGKVDYDILEKIESPDISTETAEVLARAILKRKVYKNIVISNVGFITNRDAIPESADFLLRLEGVNTVLVFGIVDDRIEISARTRDVRVNIGKVLKEAFGDIGSGGGHPQSGGARIPLGIFKLAKDKESLLKLVEEAITEKFLEALNAKEG